Sequence from the Herbaspirillum sp. meg3 genome:
CGTATTCCTCCGCCAGCCTGGCGTTGCCTGCGTTGCGGACAGCGTCGCGGGTAGCTGCCGAATGGGCGTTGAAGGCGAGCTTGCTCAGATTGGCCTGCTCCAGCGCCGACATCATCGACGCCAGCAACAAGCCGGCCTTGCGGCTGTCTGCAGCGGTGTCGGCCGGTGCCGCGCTGCGCGCAGCTGCCTGGCGCGGCGGCGTCAGTTGCGGCTTCGCCGCATTGCTGTTGCGACGCTGCTTGCCCGAGGCCGGATCTTCTTCGGCCGCATCGGCAATCAGCGCCGCCAGTTCCTGCGCCGCTCGCTCCGCTTCCTTCAGGATGGCCGGCGGCATCGTTGTCAGCTGCTCGGCCCGTTTGCTCATCGGCTGGTTGGACAGAAAGTCGAGCTGCGCTCCCTGCGCACCTACATGTGCCATATTCATATCAATTTTCCCGTGATGTATCTGAGGTAGAGTTCACCGGGGCTGATGCCCGGTGTCGTTGCAAGGCGGTCAGGTAGGCTGCTGCAGTGGCCTTCAACGCGTCGTCGTCGGCCTGCTCCAGCACTACCTTGAAACACTGGCGCGCCTTGCCTGATTTGCCCATGGCCAGTTGGCACTGACCGGCGTACAGCATCGGCCGGTAGTCGGCCTCGCCCTGAGCAAACGCAATCGCGTAGATGTCGGCGGCCTTCTGGTGCATTTCCTTGAGCTGATAAACCGCCGCCAGCCCCATCAGGAAATCGACGCAATAAAAGTCGTAGATGCACAGAAAACGGAAGAATTTCTCCGCTTCATCCAGCCTCCCCTGGTTATAAAAGTCATAGGCCAGGCTATACAGCCCGTCCATCTGCTCGTCGGATATACCGTGAATTTCCTTGAGCGTGACGCCTTGGTTTACCGCATCGAGGATGACCTCGAGGTCTTGCTCTACGGTGTCGTTGTCATATTGATGACTCATGCTGCAGACTCCTTTCGCGTCATCAACCGATAACGCCAGTATCAAATAAACAGATTGGGCGCGCGTTAAAAAAACGCACATACCACCCCTTGCAGACGGCTAGCTGCGGCCTTTCTCACCGGCATCGGCTTCAACTTCGGCATGGACATCAACACCGACATCGGCGCCGGCGCTCTCCACTTCCTGCAACCACAGCAACAGTCTCACCACCGCATGAATTTCTTCCATGCTGACCATGGCGTAGAGCGCGTGCGTGCGATACAGCCGGCGCGCCAGCGAAACGTCGACGATCACCGGAACGCCAACTTTTTCGGCGTACTGACGCACTGCCAGCGCACGCTGGTTGCGCTCGCGTATCGATACGAAGGGAATCGGCGTGAGTTCCGGTTTGAAGTAGATGCCGATAGCCAGGTGGGTCGGGTTGGCGATCACCATGCGCGAATTTTCGATGTCGTGTTTGTCTTGCGCCGTCAGCAATTCCAGGTGGGCTTGCCTGCGCTTGCTCTTGATCAGCGGATCGCCTTCGAGCTCCTTGTGCTCGCGCTTGACCTCCTGCTTGTCCATGCGCAGGTCCTTGAGATAAAGGAACAATTCGGCCAGCGCATCAAGCACCAGAATGGACGAGATGCAAGCGAGGCAGATCAGCACCAGGCTGATGATCAGCTTGCCCCAGATGCCGATGATCTCGGCAATCGAGGCGTGCACCTGAGAAAAAATCAATTCCCGATGCCACCACCACACCAGCATGATCGCCACGCCGAAGCTGACCAGATACAGCAGGGTCTTGATGAAATCCTTCACCGTGCGCAGGCTGAATATTTTCTTGAAGCCCTTGACCGGATTGATCGCCCCGAAGTTGAGCTTGAGCGCTTCGCCGGCCAGCGAAAAACCGCTTTGCACCAACGAGGGCAAGGCCGTCGCCGCGATGCAGAGCGCGATGATGGGCGCCACAACTTTCAGCCCGAGCAACAACACATCCGCCACGTAGCGATGCAGGTCGAGGGTGAAGCCGCTGCGCGCGGCGCCGATGAAGGCCGCGCCGATCTCGGCCAGCGAGCCCAGCCAGAACACCAACAGCACGCCGCAAAAAATCAGGCACGCCACAACCAGATCGCGCGCTTTGAAAGACTGCCCGCGCCGGGCGGCGTCGCGGCGCTTCTTGGGCGTGGCCTTTTCAGTTTTGCTGCCGGCCATGGTCAGCGCTCCTCAAACCACAATGGCAACTGCTGCGCCATGCCGCCAAGACGCATGATCTCGTCCGGAAAAAACGGACCGAAATACATCAGCAGCACCAGCACCGCCACCAGACTTTTTACCGTCAGCGACACCGAGAAAGCGTTGAGCTGCGGCGCAAAACGCGACAACAGGCCCAGCGTAAATTCGGACAACAACATCACCGCGATCACCGGACTGGCCACCACGATCATGCGCGTCGCCATGTCGGTCAACAGCGATAACAGAGGCGCGCCGGAGAAGCGGCATCCCTGCAAGGGGTCACACAGGCGATAGCTGTCGCTGACCGCTTGCACGAACAACATCAGGCCGCCGCCCTGCAGATAAACCGCCGCGGCAAACATGTTGAAGAAGTTGGACATCTCCGAGGTATCCACGCCGTTAGCCGGGTCGATAGTGCTGCTCAGCGTGGCCCCGCGTTGGTTGTCGATGAAATTTCCAACCGCATGGAACACCCAGAACGGCCATGCCAGCAAACACCCGAGGATCACGCCGATGAACAATTCCTGCATGATGGCGGCGACGTAAGTCCAGGTCTCCACGACTGCCATGGCGTCCATCGGTGCGGACCAAAAACCCATTGCGACGATCATGATCACGGCGCTGCGCGTGGCGCCGCTCAACACGCTGGTATTGAAAAACGGCAGCATGAAGAACACCGGCGCCAGCCGGGCGAAGCCCAGCGTCGCGCCTAGCAGCCAGGTGTTGATGTCGAAAAACAGCGCAGTGCTCATGGCGGTATTCATGGCCGGGTTCATCCCAGCGCCAGGCGCATCACTTCACGGCCGAAGCCGAGCAACACTTCGCCGTACCAACCGGACAGCAGAAACAGGCAAAAGCTCACCGCCAGCAGCTTGATGCCGAACGGCAGCGTCTGCTCCTGCAGCTGCGTCACGGTCTGGAACAGGCCCACCAGCAAACCCACCACGGTAGCCACGGCAACCGGCCACAACACCAGCATCAGCACCAGATACAGGGTCTTGTTGCCTGCATATACGATATCGCCCATGTGCCTAGCCTCCGCTGCCAAGATCGATGTATTGCAGGATCAGCCCCTGACTCAGGATGGACCAGCCGTCGAGCGCCACAAACAGGATCAGCTTGACCGGCACCGAAATCACCACGGGACTCATCATCATCATGCCCAGCGCCAGCAGGATGCTGGAAATCACCAGATCGATCACCACGAACGGCAGATACAGGTAGAACGCGATCTTGAACGCATTCTTGATTTCACTCAGCGCATAGGCCGGCAACAGCGAGAAGATCGAGATGCGATCGTCTCCTTCCAGGCGCGGCGTGCTCTTTTCCTCCAGACGCGCTGTCTGGATTTTTTCGAAGAAGGCGGCCAGTTCCG
This genomic interval carries:
- a CDS encoding EscU/YscU/HrcU family type III secretion system export apparatus switch protein, which produces MAGSKTEKATPKKRRDAARRGQSFKARDLVVACLIFCGVLLVFWLGSLAEIGAAFIGAARSGFTLDLHRYVADVLLLGLKVVAPIIALCIAATALPSLVQSGFSLAGEALKLNFGAINPVKGFKKIFSLRTVKDFIKTLLYLVSFGVAIMLVWWWHRELIFSQVHASIAEIIGIWGKLIISLVLICLACISSILVLDALAELFLYLKDLRMDKQEVKREHKELEGDPLIKSKRRQAHLELLTAQDKHDIENSRMVIANPTHLAIGIYFKPELTPIPFVSIRERNQRALAVRQYAEKVGVPVIVDVSLARRLYRTHALYAMVSMEEIHAVVRLLLWLQEVESAGADVGVDVHAEVEADAGEKGRS
- a CDS encoding EscR/YscR/HrcR family type III secretion system export apparatus protein, encoding MSNDISLIGLLALATLLPFLVAAGTCYLKFSIVFVMVRNAMGLQQVPSNLVLNAVALMMSVFVMLPVAQNVYDYQREHPVNFSSLASVESFVDHGLDSYRGYLQKYSDPELAAFFEKIQTARLEEKSTPRLEGDDRISIFSLLPAYALSEIKNAFKIAFYLYLPFVVIDLVISSILLALGMMMMSPVVISVPVKLILFVALDGWSILSQGLILQYIDLGSGG
- the sicA gene encoding type III secretion system translocator chaperone SicA; protein product: MSHQYDNDTVEQDLEVILDAVNQGVTLKEIHGISDEQMDGLYSLAYDFYNQGRLDEAEKFFRFLCIYDFYCVDFLMGLAAVYQLKEMHQKAADIYAIAFAQGEADYRPMLYAGQCQLAMGKSGKARQCFKVVLEQADDDALKATAAAYLTALQRHRASAPVNSTSDTSREN
- a CDS encoding EscS/YscS/HrcS family type III secretion system export apparatus protein; this encodes MGDIVYAGNKTLYLVLMLVLWPVAVATVVGLLVGLFQTVTQLQEQTLPFGIKLLAVSFCLFLLSGWYGEVLLGFGREVMRLALG
- the sctT gene encoding type III secretion system export apparatus subunit SctT — encoded protein: MNTAMSTALFFDINTWLLGATLGFARLAPVFFMLPFFNTSVLSGATRSAVIMIVAMGFWSAPMDAMAVVETWTYVAAIMQELFIGVILGCLLAWPFWVFHAVGNFIDNQRGATLSSTIDPANGVDTSEMSNFFNMFAAAVYLQGGGLMLFVQAVSDSYRLCDPLQGCRFSGAPLLSLLTDMATRMIVVASPVIAVMLLSEFTLGLLSRFAPQLNAFSVSLTVKSLVAVLVLLMYFGPFFPDEIMRLGGMAQQLPLWFEER